The nucleotide window ATCCGGCGGTCGCGATGCGTAGCCGGTTCGGTGCTGGTATGCAGGCCTGGTCTCGGGCCCGGGTGATTGCCGGAGGGGACGGGACTGCTAGGCGCCTGGGCAACGAGGCCTGTTCGTTCGCGGAAAAGTTGCCTCGTTTGCCTGCCCCCCCTTAGTGTTTGGTGAGATTTCATCGACAGGGCATCTTCCTTTTGCTCTGAACTGTTATTGGCGAGGCGATATGTCAAAAATATTCATAACTACACCGTCATTTAATTCCAGCGAGACTATCGACGCGACCATCACCAGTGTCCTGTTTCAGGCCGGTGATTTTACCGTCCACTACCATGTGCAGGACGGGGGATCTACGGACGGAACGGTCGATTTGCTTAAGGCCTGGGAAGAAAGGGTCAATAACGGCCTTTTCCCCTTGGCGAGCAAGGGGGTGTTCTTCTCCTATGCGACAGAGCCCGATTCGGGGATGTACGACGCAATAGTGAGAGGATTCAAGACGTTTCGCATGGGGCCTCATGATTGGATGGCCTGGATCAATTCGGACGATCTTCTCCTGCCGGGGTCTTTTGCCTTTCTCAGGGCCATTGATGCTCACCTGAACCCAGAGGAGGTGCGCTGGGTGACGGGTGCCTCTGCAATCTCCAACGACAATGTCAGGGTTTATACGGGGCCCCGCCCTTTCTGCCAAGATGCCATAAAGAATGGGCTGTGTGACGGAAAACACTGGAACTTTGTTCAGCAGGAAGGGACCTTTTTCCGCAACAGCTTGTGGGAAGCCATCGACAGTTACGAGGATTTCAGTCGCTACAAGTACGCCGGGGACTGGAACCTGTGGCGCTCGTTTGCGCAAAGCTACCGCATCTACCAGACCCAGTTCCCCCTCGGGGAGTTCTTTAAAAGGGAGGGACAAATCTCCCAGTCCTGCCGCGACCAATACGATGAAGAAATCAATTCGACTGTCAGCGTGAAGGAGCGGGTGGAGGCCCTGAGGGTGTTAAGCCATGCCGGCCGGGGGGAGCAGCTGGTACTTCAAACCCACTGGGCGTCAAAGGCCGTCTCCATCGCCCAATGGCCCATCGATTATGAGGTGAAGTACTGGGTGAAAAGGGTGTTCGGTGAAGACGAGGAGTCCTCCGAGCCCGTCGAGGAAAAACAGAGTGCAAAGACCCCGGCCAAGGAGAGCGCCAAGACCCCGGATAAGGCAGTTGCTTCCAGTGGGCCGCCTTCTGCGCAAGACTCAGAAGCGGCCGTTGTCGGTTACGATGCCGATTGGCAGTTTCCGGCGATAACGGAGAAGCAGGCCTACACCAAGGCGGTTGAATTGCTGCCGGAAGTGCCCGGCGTCGTCTATTTCGGCTTTCCCTGGGCGACCCTGATAGACCGGTTGGCGAATGGGACCGCCGACGCGGAAGTTTTGAAGGACACTCTTTACGGATTTCGCTCGGAGTTGAAGAAGTTTAAAAGAGTGGTGACCGTGTGCCAGCACATTTTGATGCTCGACTTTCAGGACCTCTTTATCGACTTGGGCGTCACGGATATATTTTGGACCCATGCTGTAAAGGGACAGGAGTCTCTAAGCAAGAATAGTGACGTCAGGATTCATCCCTTTCCACTTTTCCCGGTGCAGGCTCTCGACAGTGGTTCGCAAATCGATCCGAGTCAGAAAAAGTACCTTTTCTCCTTCATCGGCGCGAAGGCGAACGATTGGTATCTGACCAATTCCAGAGAACTGATACTTGAACACCTTGGTCAGGATGAAAGAGGGCTGGTCGTTGGAAGAGAGAAATGGCATTATGAGGGCGTTGTCTATCAGCACCAGATTTTCAAAAGGTCGGGTGCTGACGATAAAGACCTGATCGACAATGACGCTTCGCAGCAGTTCAAAAATGCGATGGCCCTCAGCCTGTTTTCGCTCTGCCCTTCAGGCTCGGGGCCCAACTCCATCAGGCTTTGGGAGTCTTTCGGTTCCGGGGTGATTCCCGTCGTCCTCGCAGACACCTACCTCCCTCCGGGGGACCAGGCTCTGTGGGAGGAGGCCACGGTGTCTTGCGCGGAGAAGCTGGAGGATATTCTGGCCCTTCCCGACCGGCTTGAGGCCCTTTCTCGCGACGAGGCTCTCCTCGAGAGGAAGCGAAAAGCCCTGCGGCAGCTTTGGATGTTGTATGGCCCGGACCACTTTGTTTATGACATCCAGAAACTGTTCATATCTCTGTCGGGAGACGCCGCCGACCGTACTGTGTCACGGCAATCCCCCTCACACGACTACCTTATTCGCATGGCGCAAGCGGTCCTTGATAAGGGTGCGGGTGATGCACCGCTGCTGAGGACTTTTGTCCTGGGATGCTGCACGCGCCTGATGATCAATAGCAGTGAATTCGTGCAACAATACAATCAAAGCAAGGAGCTGCGAAGGGCCTACAGGCATGCCCTCGCTTCTTGCGACATCAAACATGTCGAAAACTTGGAGAGAGTGCTTCAGGTCAGAGACGTTGAATTGAAATGATTTCGAGGGAAAGCATGAAAAAAATCCATATTATGGGGAAGCGCGCCCATCGCACGCCGCTCTCCTATCCTGAGTATAAAAAAATAGCCCAAAGATATTTCGAATATACGCCAAAACCGGAAGACGCCGATTTTCTCGTCTTCAGCTTTAAGCTCGATATGCTCGAAAATATGGAAGAGGTCAACGATCTTCTTTCAAAGCGCCCCGATATGCGATTGGTTATTTTGTCTGAAGAGCCGTTGTGGGATACGGTGTGGGGCGGAGAGTTCCTGTCGAAAAAATCAAAAGTATTGCTCGGTGATCGTGAGCATCCCGTCGTAGTGCTCAATCATTTTACGACCTCGATATATGATTACGAATCAATACCGTACTTCGTGACAACATCCGATGATTATTTCGCGAGGTATTCCTACCTTTTTTCCAGAAATCGAAATTTGAAAGGGTCGGACTTGACTGCCCTGTGGGGGAAGGCTTCCCTGAGGGCGGCCTTTTACGCGGAGAACCGCGACAACCCCCAGTATGACGTCCATTTCTCTTCCCTCGATGTCTGGGGACTGAGCCGCTACCGAACGCTTGTGGCGAAAGGGATGGCGGGTGCAGGGGTCGCCCGGGTCGGACAGGGGTGGGGCGAAACGGTCCGTCGCCAGCAGTTGCCCGATTGGCATCTGGATAAGCTGGCGGCCTTGGATCGGGGAGTCTTTTTCGCTTCGGGGCTTGAGAACACTCATCAGTGGAATTACGTGTCGGAGAAGATTTTCGACGCTTTTGCCGTTCAAGGCGTACCTCTCTATTTTGCCAGCGCAGATCACGGCGTTATGCGCCTCGTTCCGCCGGGGTCGTTTGTCAACCTCTATGGCCTGAACCCCGATGCGGCTATCGAAAGGCTAAAGGGGTTCCGTCCCGACAAGGAGTTCCTGGATCGGTATCTGGAGGCGCAGTTTATGCTCCATGGGGTGTTTTCGAATTCGATGAATTTGGCAAGGGAGCGCCGGCGAATTGTTGGGGAGATCGTAGCCGAATTTGAGGTCATCGATTAGGTTCCGGTTCGGGCTTTTCCCCTTTGGGGGCAAAGACCCTA belongs to Desulfuromonas sp. and includes:
- a CDS encoding exostosin family protein is translated as MSKIFITTPSFNSSETIDATITSVLFQAGDFTVHYHVQDGGSTDGTVDLLKAWEERVNNGLFPLASKGVFFSYATEPDSGMYDAIVRGFKTFRMGPHDWMAWINSDDLLLPGSFAFLRAIDAHLNPEEVRWVTGASAISNDNVRVYTGPRPFCQDAIKNGLCDGKHWNFVQQEGTFFRNSLWEAIDSYEDFSRYKYAGDWNLWRSFAQSYRIYQTQFPLGEFFKREGQISQSCRDQYDEEINSTVSVKERVEALRVLSHAGRGEQLVLQTHWASKAVSIAQWPIDYEVKYWVKRVFGEDEESSEPVEEKQSAKTPAKESAKTPDKAVASSGPPSAQDSEAAVVGYDADWQFPAITEKQAYTKAVELLPEVPGVVYFGFPWATLIDRLANGTADAEVLKDTLYGFRSELKKFKRVVTVCQHILMLDFQDLFIDLGVTDIFWTHAVKGQESLSKNSDVRIHPFPLFPVQALDSGSQIDPSQKKYLFSFIGAKANDWYLTNSRELILEHLGQDERGLVVGREKWHYEGVVYQHQIFKRSGADDKDLIDNDASQQFKNAMALSLFSLCPSGSGPNSIRLWESFGSGVIPVVLADTYLPPGDQALWEEATVSCAEKLEDILALPDRLEALSRDEALLERKRKALRQLWMLYGPDHFVYDIQKLFISLSGDAADRTVSRQSPSHDYLIRMAQAVLDKGAGDAPLLRTFVLGCCTRLMINSSEFVQQYNQSKELRRAYRHALASCDIKHVENLERVLQVRDVELK
- a CDS encoding glycosyltransferase family 10, giving the protein MKKIHIMGKRAHRTPLSYPEYKKIAQRYFEYTPKPEDADFLVFSFKLDMLENMEEVNDLLSKRPDMRLVILSEEPLWDTVWGGEFLSKKSKVLLGDREHPVVVLNHFTTSIYDYESIPYFVTTSDDYFARYSYLFSRNRNLKGSDLTALWGKASLRAAFYAENRDNPQYDVHFSSLDVWGLSRYRTLVAKGMAGAGVARVGQGWGETVRRQQLPDWHLDKLAALDRGVFFASGLENTHQWNYVSEKIFDAFAVQGVPLYFASADHGVMRLVPPGSFVNLYGLNPDAAIERLKGFRPDKEFLDRYLEAQFMLHGVFSNSMNLARERRRIVGEIVAEFEVID